The following coding sequences are from one Acidimicrobiia bacterium window:
- a CDS encoding shikimate dehydrogenase, producing MTAAYAVIGDPVAHSLSPAIHQAAFDELGIDAGYTAIRVDAAGLPAILDDLRTGRFSGVNVTMPHKHRAFELADRVEGDAMRAEAVNTLVHVDGAVVGLSTDIPAIRQVWSRRNLPTGSVLILGAGGAAAAALVALGEREIFISARSKSRLAGLLDRLAVPATIVPWATSVPGAVVVNATPLGMHNETLPTGLVAQSDGVFDMAYGLLPTPAVIAARTLGLPAADGLDMLVAQAALSFEAWSGRPAPFDVMLRAAQIAQGW from the coding sequence ATGACGGCCGCCTACGCGGTCATCGGCGATCCGGTTGCCCACTCGCTCTCCCCGGCGATTCATCAGGCGGCTTTTGATGAGCTCGGCATCGATGCCGGCTACACGGCAATCCGGGTCGACGCAGCAGGTCTGCCGGCGATTCTGGACGACCTCCGGACCGGACGCTTCTCCGGCGTCAATGTGACGATGCCGCACAAGCACCGGGCATTCGAACTGGCGGATCGAGTCGAGGGTGACGCAATGCGAGCGGAAGCGGTAAACACCCTGGTTCATGTTGACGGGGCGGTGGTCGGGCTGTCCACCGACATTCCGGCAATTCGTCAGGTATGGAGTCGGCGAAATCTGCCGACCGGATCCGTGCTGATCCTCGGCGCGGGCGGCGCAGCCGCCGCGGCACTCGTGGCCCTGGGTGAGAGGGAGATCTTCATCTCTGCCCGGTCGAAATCCCGACTGGCCGGACTACTCGATCGTCTCGCCGTACCCGCCACGATTGTTCCATGGGCAACGTCCGTGCCCGGAGCGGTCGTGGTGAACGCCACGCCGCTAGGCATGCACAATGAGACCCTTCCAACCGGTCTCGTAGCACAGTCAGATGGTGTCTTCGACATGGCATACGGACTGCTGCCGACTCCGGCTGTGATTGCAGCCCGAACTCTGGGTTTACCGGCTGCCGACGGACTCGACATGCTCGTTGCTCAGGCGGCCCTGTCCTTTGAGGCGTGGTCGGGGCGACCGGCCCCCTTCGATGTCATGCTCCGGGCCGCGCAAATCGCTCAAGGGTGGTGA